ATACACGTTCGCAAGTGTCTCCCATAACTCCTTGGCCGTCTCACAGTAAGAGtatgcttcaaggattggtgcATCAAGCGAATTCTgaagaatggcaagcacggtctgatcttcttgaaaccatttgatttccttctcgagttcagcctccttgtcttcttcctttccttctttaCCGTCGTTCTTGGTGACTTTCTTGGGAAACTGGTCCGTTTCAACGTGAATCCATAGTCCCCGGCCACTCAAcgcggtctttgtggttcttttccacAACAAATAGTTGGCCCCCTTTAAGACCACCGGTGTAACAATAGGTTTGGTAGTGTCCATGAGCGAGATTCGCGAAAGATAGAGAAAAATGATAACTAAGAATGTTGAGTAGCGAGTATGGAATGCAAGTAACCGAGAATagagagaaagattgaagagGATAGAATATGAGGGAAAATACGAGTAGGTTTAGAGAATCAAAGATCGAAAAACTgttctgataccatgttgggaTTTAAGTGGaagaggttgagaagaagagaattgtcggcaagaagaatgagagaaagtTATATTCCATAAGTATATCTTACAAAGGTTTACAAAGGACTATATATACTAAGAgaactagggctacaccctttacaATAAATCGCATAAGAGATAAGGAAAGAGAATTGGATCTTCCCAAGATTGAAAGCGACCCCTCCATANTTTCTTTCGTTGAGGATGGCCGGATCTATGGTGCTCGGCTGAAGCATCTCTAGTTCGGCCCAAAGAGACCTAAACTTGCCAAAATGCTTtgtgaactccaagtcttcttggtgAAGACAGTTGATAGCCTTTTTGACTTCAAACATCCTGGTCAAGTTGGTCATNACTCGGCCTTGTCACATAGTTGTACGGACAGCCTCATAGTTGTACGGACGGGGTGATCTTGGTCAATAAAAACAACGTTCTTGAACGGtgtttttggaagaagaagtataTATGAAGCAACCCGAAGGGTTTGTTATGCTCGTGAATGAGCAAAAGGTGTGTAAGTTAATAAAGTAATTGTATGGGCTGAAGCAAGCACCTAAACAGTGGCATCAAATATTTGATGCAGCTATTTTATCAAATGGATTCAAGTTGAATCAAGCAGACAAGTGCTTATATAGTAAATTTGATGATTCCGGTAATGGAGTAATCATTTGCctatgttgatgacatgctGATCTTTGGTACCAACTTAAGACAAGTAGAACTTGCAAAAGAGTTTTTGTCATCAAATTTTGCCATGAAAGGCATGAGGGAGGTGGATGTCATTCTTGAAATTTGAATCAAGCGTGAGAACAAAGCCCTATGTTTATTTCAATCTCATTACATTGAAAAGGTGCTAAAAAGGTTCAATTACGAGAAATGTTCTCTTGTGAGCACTCCCATGGATACAAGTGTGAAGCTTGTGCCTAATACGGGAAAAGCGATTTCACAACTTGAGTACTCACAACTAATTGGCTGTTTAATGTTTGCCATGACAAATACTATACCGGATATAGCTTATGCGGTAAGAAAGTTGAGTAGATATACTAGTAACCCTAGTACTCACCATTGACAAGCTATAAGACGGATGCTTAAGTACTTAAAAGGAACCATAAATTATGGTTTGTCTTATGTTGGATTTCCTTCGGTTTAAGAAGGATATTCCGATGCGAGTTGGAACTCCAACGTAGAAAGTCACTCTTCTACAAGTGGTTGGGTGTTCTTGCTTGGAGGAGATACAATTTCTTGGgattatagaaaacaaacttGTATTACAAGTTCGACTATGGAATCAGAGTTCATAGTGTTAGCGGCTGCCAGCAAAGACGCAGACTGGCTAAGAAATTTTGTCTATGAGATTCCTTTGTGACCGAGACCGGTATGACCAATTTGTATGCATTGTGATAGTAAAGCCACTTTGGCTAGAGCCTATAGCCAAGTGTATAATGGTAAGTCACGACACCTTGGTATTAGACATAGCATGATATGTGAGTTGATCACTCATGAGGCAATTACCATACATTTTGTTCGGTCTGAACAAAATCTAGCGGATCACTTGACTGAAGGATTAGCTAGAGACTTGGTGATCAAGTCGGCTAGAGGGATGGGTTTAATGTCCATTTGAAACTTTTAATTGTGGGATACCCAATTCTCCTCTAATACAACATTAGAGGCAGAATTTAATGTGGAAAGCTTACAGTTAAAGATTGAAGCACTTGTTGTATCATCCCAAAGTAAGTGCTTGAATCTGCAAGAAATGATTAGGTTGAAGTTATCTTCTTAAtagatcttttaaaaaattgcatttGCAGGTCCAAGAATAAAAGATCTACCTATATGAGTATTAAGTGGAGCCGCATCAAGAAACTTGGACTTAGCTTCCTATATACTTATGAATGGATAGGGACACATGACTTATAATAGTGTTAAGTATAAACACTTAGAGTAGTGTGAAAATTTGTGTGTGTATTATCTTCATGTACCCAAATGAGTTGAAAGGATTCAATCCATTGGACATCCTGATTCTCGGGTATTTGGAATGTATAATATTACTAAGATGTAAATTCAATCGTTACGATATTTACATTTATGCGTAAGTttggtttatgtgttgttaAAGTCGTGAATCAAAGAGTACACTTAAATGGGGGAGGAATGTTGGAGATTTAAGTGTTATTAAACGGTTATTTCATTAACCACTGCAATATTTGAGTGAATGGTTATGTCTTTAGACGTACGGTTGCAAACGTACGTTCAAAACCTTTGACCTCTATAAAACTCTGTTCCTCcgcacacaaaagaaaaaagagtacgaaaaacaaagaaaaatttagattcacaaaatcaaagtttaagaaaaacattANNNNNNNNNNNNNNNNNNNNNNNNNNNNNNNNNNNNNNNNNNNNNNNNNNNNNNNNNNNNNNNNNNNNNNNNNNNNNNNNNNNNNNNNNNNNNNNNNNNNNNNNNNNNNNNNNNNNNNNNNNNNNNNNNNNNNNNNNNNNNNNNNNNNNNNNNNNNNNNNNNNNNNNNNNNNNNNNNNNNNNNNNNNNNNNNNNNNNNNNNNNNNNNNNNNNNNNNNNNNNNNNNNNNNNNNNNNNNNNNNNNNNNNNNNNNNNNNNNNNNNNNNNNNNNNNNNNNNNNNNNNNNNNNNNNNNNNNNNNNNNNNNNNNNNNNNNNNNNNNNNNNNNNNNNNNNNNNNNNNNNNNNNNNNNNNNNNNNNNNNNNNNNNNNNNNNNNNNNNNNNNNNNNNNNNNNNNNNNNNNNNNNNNNNNNNNNNNNNNNNNNNNNNNNNNNNNNNNNNNNNNNNNNNNNNNNNNNNNNNNNNNNNNNNNNNNNNNNNNNNNNNNNNNNNNNNNNNNNNNNNNNNNNNNNNNNNNNNNNNNNNNNNNNNNNNNNNNNNNNNNNNNNNNNNNNNNNNNNNNNNNNNNNNNNNNNNNNNNNNNNNNNNNNNNNNNNNNNNNNNNNNNNNNNNNNNNNNNNNNNNNNNNNNNNNNNNNNNNNNNNNNNNNNNNNNNNNNNNNNNNNNNNNNNNNNNNNNNNNNNNNNNNNNNNNNNNNNNNNNNNNNNNNNNNNNNNNNNNNNNNNNNNNNNNNNNNNNNNNNNNNNNNNNNNNNNNNNNNNNNNNNNNNNNNNNNNNNNNNNNNNNNNNNNNNNNNNNNNNNNNNNNNNNNNNNNNNNNNNNNNNNNNNNNNNNNNNNNNNNNNNNNNNNNNNNNNNNNNNNNNNNNNNNNNNNNNNNNNNNNNNNNNNNNNNNNNNNNNNNNNNNNNNNNNNNNNNNNNNNNNNNNNNNNNNNNNNNNNNNNNNNNNNNNNNNNNNNNNNNNNNNNNNNNNNNNNNNNNNNNNNNNNNNNNNNNNNNNNNNNNNNNNNNNNNNNNNNNNNNNNNNNNNNNNNNNNNNNNNNNNNNNNNNNNNNNNNNNNNNNNNNNNNNNNNNNNNNNNNNNNNNNNNNNNNNNNNNNNNNNNNNNNNNNNNNNNNNNNNNNNNNNNNNNNNNNNNNNNNNNNNNNNNNNNNNNNNNNNNNNNNNNNNNNNNNNNNNNNNNNNNNNNNNNNNNNNNNNNNNNNNNNNNNNNNNNNNNNNNNNNNNNNNNNNNNNNNNNNNNNNNNNNNNNNNNNNNNNNNNNNNNNNNNNNNNNNNNNNNNNNNNNNNNNNNNNNNNNNNNNNNNNNNNNNNNNNNNNNNNNNNNNNNNNNNNNNNNNNNNNNNNNNNNNNNNNNNNNNNNNNNNNNNNNNNNNNNNNNNNNNNNNNNNNNNNNNNNNNNNNNNNNNNNNNNNNNNNNNNNNNNNNNNNNNNNNNNNNNNNNNNNNNNNNNNNNNNNNNNNNNNNNNNNNNNNNNNNNNNNNNNNNNNNNNNNNNNNNNNNNNNNNNNNNNNNNNNNNNNNNNNNNNNNNNNNNNNNNNNNNNNNNNNNNNNNNNNNNNNNNNNNNNNNNNNNNNNNNNNNNNNNNNNNNNNNNNNNNNNNNNNNNNNNNNNNNNNNNNNNNNNNNNNNNNNNNNNNNNNNNNNNNNNNNNNNNNNNNNNNNNNNNNNNNNNNNNNNNNNNNNNNNNNNNNNNNNNNNNNNNNNNNNNNNNNNNNNNNNNNNNNNNNNNNNNNNNNNNNNNNNNNNNNNNNNNNNNNNNNNNNNNNNNNNNNNNNNNNNNNNNNNNNNNNNNNNNNNNNNNNNNNNNNNNNNNNNNNNNNNNNNNNNNNNNNNNNNNNNNNNNNNNNNNNNNNNNNNNNNNNNNNNNNNNNNNNNNNNNNNNNNNNNNNNNNNNNNNNNNNNNNNNNNNNNNNNNNNNNNNNNNNNNNNNNNNNNNNNNNNNNNNNNNNNNNNNNNNNNNNNNNNNNNNNNNNNNNNNNNNNNNNNNNNNNNNNNNNNNNNNNNNNNNNNNNNNNNNNNNNNNNNNNNNNNNNNNNNNNNNNNNNNNNNNNNNNNNNNNNNNNNNNNNNNNNNNNNNNNNNNNNNNNNNNNNNNNNNNNNNCTCCGAATCTAAGAGGAGCTTTCAACAACGGGTTTCAAGTTGCGATTATCTTTGGTATTGTGGTTGCAACGATCATTAATTACTTCACCGCTCAGATGAAAGGAAACATCGGATGGAGAATCTCTCTCGGATTAGCTTGTGTCCCTGCAGTGATGATCATGATCGGAGCCCTAATCCTTCCCGACACTCCCAACTCGCTCATTGAACGTGGCTACTCCGAAGAGGCAAAGAAGATGCTTCAATCCATCCGAGGAACCGATGAAGTCGATGAAGAGTTTCAAGATCTCATTGATGCGAGTGAGGAGTCTAAGCAAGTGAAACACCCATGGAGGAACATCTTGCTTCCTCGTTACAGACCACAATTGATCATGACTTGCTTCATTCCTTTCTTTCAACAACTTACTGGAATCAATGTTATTACTTTCTACGCACCCGTTTTGTTCCAAACCCTCGGGTTCGGTAGCAAAGCTTCCCTCCTATCAGCTATGGTAACGGGTATCATCGAGCTCTTGTGTACCTTCGTCTCTGTTTTCACAGTGGATAGGTTCGGAAGAAGAGTCTTGTTCCTCCAAGGAGGTATCCAGATGCTTATCTCTCAGGTAACAGagaaccctaaccctaaccctactTTACATGTCTTGATCGACACTCAATAACTCAAAAACATCGGTGTATGTTGCAGATCGCTATTGGAGCAATGATTGGAGTCAAATTCGGAGTGGCTGGAACAGGGAACATAGGGAAAGGAGATGCTAATCTGATCGTGGCACTGATCTGCATCTATGTAGCGGGTTTCGCCTGGTCATGGGGACCGTTGGGATGGTTGGTTCCAAGTGAGATATCTCCACTAGAGATCCGATCAGCAGCACAAGCCATAAACGTATCGGTCAACATGTTCTTCACATTCCTTGTGGCACAGCTCTTCCTCACTATGCTCTGTCACATGAAATTCGgactattcttcttcttcgccttcttTGTCGTCATAATGACTATATTCATCTACTTGATGTTGCCTGAGACGAAGAATGTGCCAATCGAAGAGATGAACAGAGTGTGGAAGGCACACTGGTTCTGGGGAAGGTTTATTCCTGATGAAGCTGTTAATATGGGTGCTGCTGAGATGCAACAGAAGTCCGTATGACGGTGAAAACTCTTGAGTCTTCTTTGGGCAAAAGATTTGTGAGAAAAtctgaaaaaagagaaagtgatgATTTTATTGGGATGAAATAAGAATGAAAATGCCTTTACTTCCCTAAAAGAAAGCTGCTCTGTTTTTAGATGCAGAGAGTTAGCTTTTCtagtttgttctttcttttttatttcttcttcttattcaagTCTACTTGTTGAAATTGTATGGGCCTAAAGAaagttaagaaaaacaaatataaaaatataaaattttaaaaatctgtttGTCTCTTGTGCTTTGTTACTTCGATAACATATATGTGAATTAGGAGCGGATCTACGTTTATACTTCCTCTGTCCCTCAATGATTGAtgttatgtgatttttttttgtctcacaaatattgatgttttatcacttttagttaattaatattaaatctttttttgtctgtttaaaaatatttagttaagaGAGAGAGTACTTTATAGtgggtggggcacgtgccccatacACCTTTTTTAAATCTGTTTAGGTGAtgagttaataataatattttttagccTATTTGGAAAGAGTGCCCCATCCTATATAGAATGTGAAGGGTTCAAAACCTAACTTTTGCAATTTTTCCTCAATATTTTTACACGTTTTGTTATGTGTTTTAGTGCtgaaaaaaattttggttaaaaaaaaatttgtgtccCATATTACCTTTCTCCCTAGATCCGCCGCTTCTGTGAATCTCTTTATTTGATAGAAAGAGTGTTAATATGATTTGTGCAAGAAACAAGACTAGTCATCAGTTTATACGAAAGGCTTACCATATTATTTACCAATAATTGCAAGTATGAAGTACCTCTtctatacaacaaattttatgaaTAAGTACTTGTACATGACACATTGTAACAAATGATCgtttaatataaaactatatcTAGTGATAGTATTATTTCCCCAAAAAGATATACAAGTACCGAGACTGACTGACGTGCATGAAATGAACATAGTCAAACTCCCGACCAAACCTAATCGTGAGATGCCAAATCAAATTGACCTGACAACGAGCTCATGGAAATTGATAACTGaagttctttctttctaatctaCTTTTTTCATTTGCTTTAACTCCTAcgttttccatttctttt
The Camelina sativa cultivar DH55 chromosome 15, Cs, whole genome shotgun sequence DNA segment above includes these coding regions:
- the LOC104746396 gene encoding sugar transport protein 4 (The sequence of the model RefSeq protein was modified relative to this genomic sequence to represent the inferred CDS: added 484 bases not found in genome assembly) → MAGGFVSQTPGVRNYNYKLTPKVFVTCFIGAFGGLIFGYDLGISGGVTSMEPFLEEFFPYVHKKMKSAHENEYCRFDSQLLTLFTSSLYVAALISSLFASTITRVFGRKWSMFLGGFTFFIGSAFNGFAQNIAMLLIGRILLGFGVGFANQSVPVYLSEMAPPNLRGAFNNGFQVAIIFGIVVATIINYFTAQMKGNIGWRISLGLACVPAVMIMIGALILPDTPNSLIERGYSEEAKKMLQSIRGTDEVDEEFQDLIDASEESKQVKHPWRNILLPRYRPQLIMTCFIPFFQQLTGINVITFYAPVLFQTLGFGSKASLLSAMVTGIIELLCTFVSVFTVDRFGRRVLFLQGGIQMLISQIAIGAMIGVKFGVAGTGNIGKGDANLIVALICIYVAGFAWSWGPLGWLVPSEISPLEIRSAAQAINVSVNMFFTFLVAQLFLTMLCHMKFGLFFFFAFFVVIMTIFIYLMLPETKNVPIEEMNRVWKAHWFWGRFIPDEAVNMGAAEMQQKSV